The genomic region AGCGCCATCCGTCCGTCCAGAACGGCCCGGCGCATGCGACGAACGAGGGGAGGAGCTCCGCCCATTCGCGGTCGTCCGCCCCCTCGATGAAGGCGTGGAAGTCCTCGAATGCGGGGGCGACCCTCCGCGCGCCGCAGGCGAGCGCGATCCGAACCCCGAGCGTCTCCGTTGGAGCGATCTCCTCGCAAACCGCGCGCGCCCGCTCCCGGACGAGCGCGAAGAGCGAATCGCCGACGGTCGCCGTTTCCTCGATCGAAGCAAGCCACGACTCGAGGAGGGGCGTCCATTCGAGTCCGGGATCGAGCGCTCCCGCCTCCTCGCGAACGGCGGCGATGCAGACAGCCAGAGAGTCCGAGAGCGATCGGAAGGTGGTCGCGGAGATGACGACGTCATAGACCTCCTGCTTCGAATAAGTGCTCCCGTGCCCGGCGACCGTGGTCGCGAAGCGATCGGTCGCTCCCTTGAGGAGAAGCATCTGGGCGACATCCAGGCGGTAGAGGAGATCCGACAATCGACCGAGCCGGCCGTTCAGATCGGCAAAGGGTTGGTCCGGACACGGGGGAAGATCGCCGGGCGGGCCGGCCGAGTCCCCTCCGCATCCGGCGAGAAGCAGAGCAAGAAGAAGAAGAACGGATCGCGCGCTCTTCAAGCTCATGCGAACGCCTCCACCTCCTGTGCCGGCCACGCTCGACCCTACCCGGCCCCGCTTATCTCGTCAACCAGAGCCGACTCTCCCTCAAGGAACACCTTCATCGACCGTTGAGGCGCGTGCTAAGGACTCATAAGCAGTTGTATCTAAATCGATTGCGATGTTCTGCCCCCCCGGTCGGGAGCGTGCCGAAGGGGCTCCTCGCGAGGCGATACGACCCTCCTTCACGAGGAAGCGAGGCTTCGCTTCTGTTCCCGGCAGTGGACCCGCCGCCGCGGGACGGGGCGAGCGCCCAGTCGGATCGGTGAGAGCGAGAGGATCACAGGCGGTATCGCTCGCCGTATCGGACGGTCGTGACCTTGCGGAAACCCTCTTCCTCCCTGAGCATGCGGGCGAGGCTCTTCTGCGCGTTCTCTTCGCCGTGCACCAGGAAGATCTCGCCGAGCGAGTCGCGCCGATAGCCGGAGAAGAAGCTCCTCAGCTCCTCATAGTCCGCGTGGGCGCTGAACGCGTTCAGGATCTTCACTCTCGCCCGAAGGTGGAACTCTTCCCCGAAGATCCTCACCTTCTCATGGCGCTCGACCAAGCGCCGCCCGAGGGTGTTTGCCGCCATGAAGCCGACAACCAGAATCGTGTTCCGCGGATCTTCGATCGTGTTCATCAGGTGGTGCAGAACGCGCCCGCCTTCCGCCATCCCGCTCGAAGAGATTATGATCGCGGGGCCGTGGAGGCTGTTCAGCTTCTTGGATTCCTCTGCGTCGCGGACGAGCGTCAGCCTCTCGAACCCGAACGGGTTCTCGTTATGGAGGACGAAGGCGTCGAGGACCTCCTTGTCGAAGCACTCGGGATGGTCGAGGAAGATGGAGGTCGCCTTCACGGCCATCGGGCTATCCACGAAGATCGGGATCTCCGGGATTGCGTTCTCGTCGCTGAGAAGGTGAAGCATGAAGATCAACTCCTGCGTGCGCCCCACGGCGAAGGCGGGGATGATCAGCTTCCCGCCACGCTCCGAGGTTTGTCGCACAACCTCACCGAGCTGGTCCCGCGCCTCAAGGATCTCTTCGTGAAGGCGATCCCCGTACGTGCTCTCCGAAACAAAGACATCGGGCGAGGGGGGCATCTGGGGATCGCGGAGGATCGGGAGGTTTCTCCGCCCCATGTCCCCCCCGAAGACCACGCGGCGAATCTTCCCCCCCTCCTTGATCTCGAGCAAGGCCATCGCGGATCCGAGAATATGCCCCGCGTCGTAGAGCGTGAGATGGATCCCCGGCGCGATCGCGGTCCGCTCTTGGTACCGAATCGGGCGAAACCGCTCCATTGTTCGATCGACATCTTCCTGATCGTACAGGGGTTCGGCGACAAACCCCTGCTTCCGTCTCTTCTTGCTCGACAGCTTCTTCGCGTACTCGGCATCGCTTGCCTGGATGTGGGCGGAGTCGAGGAGAACCAGCCGGGCGATATCCCGCGTCGCGGGCGTTGAGTAGATAGGGCCTTCGAACCCGAGCCGGAGAAGGGTGGGGAGGTTCCCGCAATGATCGAGATGGCCATGCGTCAACACACATGCATCCAAGCTTCGCGCGTCGAACGGGAAGGATCTGTTCCGCTCGGACGCCTCTTGCCTTCGCCCTTGGAAGATGCCGCAGTCGATTTCCAGGCATGCGGAGGGGGTCTCCAGAAAGTGCTTGGACCCGGTCACCTCTTCGGCGCCACCCCACGAGTAGATCTCGGTCGCCACCTCTCCCCTCCTTGTTCCTCGCGAACGCGCAAGACCCGGATCATAGAAAGGGTCCTTCTCCTTGTCAAACGAGACCGTTGCGGGGAGGCAGGACCGCCGGATCTTTTTCGCGGGAACAGCGAAAAGACCTTGTCATGTAGACGCGTGGTTCGTATCATGCCCGCGCGAGGAGCGGTTGTGTTTCACGTGAAACATTGGGGGGAGGATGCATGGGAAGGGTAATCGCAGTGGCGAACCAGAAGGGTGGGGTGGGGAAGACGACAACGGCGGTGAACCTCGCTGCCAGCCTTGCGGTCGCCGAGAAGAAGACGCTTCTCGTCGATATTGATCCGCAGGCCAACGCGGGGAGCGGCCTCGGGATCGTGGCGTCGGATGCCGAGAACACGATCTACGAGGTCCTTCTCGAGCAGGTTCCCCTCCGCGAGGTGATCCGGAAGACCGAGATCCGGTTCCTCGACTTCG from Candidatus Eisenbacteria bacterium harbors:
- a CDS encoding MBL fold metallo-hydrolase, giving the protein MATEIYSWGGAEEVTGSKHFLETPSACLEIDCGIFQGRRQEASERNRSFPFDARSLDACVLTHGHLDHCGNLPTLLRLGFEGPIYSTPATRDIARLVLLDSAHIQASDAEYAKKLSSKKRRKQGFVAEPLYDQEDVDRTMERFRPIRYQERTAIAPGIHLTLYDAGHILGSAMALLEIKEGGKIRRVVFGGDMGRRNLPILRDPQMPPSPDVFVSESTYGDRLHEEILEARDQLGEVVRQTSERGGKLIIPAFAVGRTQELIFMLHLLSDENAIPEIPIFVDSPMAVKATSIFLDHPECFDKEVLDAFVLHNENPFGFERLTLVRDAEESKKLNSLHGPAIIISSSGMAEGGRVLHHLMNTIEDPRNTILVVGFMAANTLGRRLVERHEKVRIFGEEFHLRARVKILNAFSAHADYEELRSFFSGYRRDSLGEIFLVHGEENAQKSLARMLREEEGFRKVTTVRYGERYRL